One window of Chryseobacterium sp. JJR-5R genomic DNA carries:
- a CDS encoding DUF2490 domain-containing protein, protein MKLFLSLGLLFCLTFIKAQEHISNFNALTLTYKFHPKFFLYAESQMRSIEDYSYPDYYEIKGGLGYNLTKNHKPFIGLGRYATYKDHAINKEEFRVWLQDVIDFKKGVVKFENRFRAEKSWFYEPQTDKSSERMRYRYRLNISVPLNAKKIEPGTLFANAYDEIFIVSPIKPAFARNRVYGGFGYQIDEHFGILGGYLWQREFEAKGNKNVHFIYLAININIDDTNPPAKTYHFPGAD, encoded by the coding sequence ATGAAACTTTTTCTAAGTCTTGGTCTGTTGTTCTGCCTGACGTTTATTAAAGCACAGGAACATATTTCCAACTTCAATGCACTGACATTAACGTATAAGTTTCACCCAAAATTCTTCCTATACGCCGAGAGCCAGATGAGAAGCATCGAAGATTACAGCTATCCTGATTATTATGAAATAAAAGGCGGTTTAGGATATAATCTCACCAAGAATCACAAGCCGTTTATCGGATTGGGAAGATATGCTACCTATAAAGACCATGCTATCAATAAAGAAGAGTTCAGGGTCTGGCTGCAGGATGTTATTGACTTCAAGAAAGGCGTGGTAAAGTTTGAAAACAGGTTCCGTGCTGAAAAATCATGGTTTTACGAGCCGCAGACTGATAAAAGCTCCGAGAGGATGCGGTACCGTTACCGCTTGAATATTTCGGTTCCCCTGAATGCCAAAAAAATTGAGCCCGGTACTTTATTTGCCAATGCCTATGACGAAATCTTTATTGTAAGCCCCATAAAACCTGCTTTTGCAAGAAACAGGGTCTACGGAGGTTTCGGGTACCAAATCGATGAACATTTCGGGATCTTGGGCGGGTACCTCTGGCAAAGAGAATTTGAAGCGAAAGGAAATAAAAACGTCCACTTCATATATCTTGCCATCAACATCAATATAGATGATACCAACCCTCCTGCAAAAACCTATCATTTCCCGGGAGCAGATTAA
- a CDS encoding TonB-dependent receptor plug domain-containing protein, with the protein MIKKAGSILFLGALYFAQAQEKSADIDQIEIQGKIISIPYKIANQNISVITRENIENSPAKSIDEILQQVSGMDIRRRGANGVQSDIAFRGSSSEQVLLLLNGIRMSDSQTGHNSLNLPIDLEDVERIEVIKGPGARRFGQNAYAGVINVITKTHIGKRVKISAEAGDYETFGFGMNAQIGNEKFSNALTANSNSSQGYMYNTDYEIRNIFYQSKLAVKDGDIMLQAGFSEKKFGANGFYSSPKATEQYEETQASVVSLAHQQTFKNLKIHSNVYWRRGQDMYLFNRAKPEIYRNMHIGNNVGGEVNSSYKWGLGTTGVGVELRKEFLASNNLGQRNRFVSQVFFEHHFSLLDKKLNISPGFSWANYSKEGNFFYPGLDVGYNFNQNHKIYGNISRVSRVPTFTDLYYVSKTEQGNPDLLPENAVSAEAGYQYQAGNILAKVSGFLRDSNNSIDWTKMSLNDPVWYARNIGDTSSKGVEIELNHRWKQWLNYSVGYTYLDNKLNSAGEFSARYLLDNLKHQLIAKLETKFLKNFTNELVYRYNQRMNNGSYNLLDEKLSFVQKDFSVYVLINNVTNTSYTETFGVAMPQRWFHVGLSYMINIK; encoded by the coding sequence ATGATTAAAAAAGCAGGAAGCATTTTATTTCTTGGAGCCTTGTATTTTGCACAGGCCCAGGAAAAATCCGCGGATATTGACCAAATTGAAATTCAGGGAAAAATAATTTCCATCCCGTATAAAATCGCCAACCAGAATATCAGTGTTATTACCAGGGAAAACATAGAAAATTCTCCTGCCAAAAGCATTGATGAAATCCTGCAGCAGGTTTCCGGGATGGATATCAGAAGGCGCGGGGCAAACGGCGTACAAAGCGATATTGCTTTCCGCGGCAGCTCATCAGAGCAGGTGCTCCTCCTTTTAAACGGAATCAGGATGAGCGATTCCCAGACGGGCCATAATTCTCTGAACTTACCAATAGACCTTGAAGATGTGGAAAGAATAGAAGTTATTAAAGGCCCGGGTGCAAGACGGTTCGGACAAAATGCCTATGCCGGAGTCATCAATGTGATTACGAAAACCCATATCGGGAAAAGGGTAAAGATAAGTGCTGAAGCCGGAGATTATGAAACGTTCGGTTTCGGAATGAATGCACAGATCGGAAATGAGAAATTTTCAAATGCGCTTACGGCAAATTCCAATTCATCCCAGGGGTATATGTACAATACGGATTATGAGATCAGAAATATATTTTATCAGAGCAAATTAGCCGTAAAAGACGGGGACATCATGCTGCAGGCCGGTTTTTCTGAGAAAAAATTCGGGGCCAACGGGTTTTATTCTTCTCCGAAAGCAACCGAACAGTATGAGGAAACGCAGGCCTCCGTAGTAAGCCTGGCGCATCAGCAAACCTTTAAAAACCTGAAAATCCATTCCAATGTATACTGGCGGAGAGGGCAGGATATGTACCTGTTCAACAGGGCGAAGCCTGAAATCTACCGGAATATGCACATAGGGAACAATGTAGGAGGCGAAGTGAATTCCAGCTATAAGTGGGGATTAGGCACTACAGGAGTCGGCGTAGAGCTGAGAAAGGAATTTCTGGCCAGTAATAATCTCGGACAAAGGAACCGTTTTGTTTCCCAGGTGTTCTTTGAGCACCATTTTTCGCTGCTTGATAAAAAATTAAATATCAGTCCGGGTTTTTCATGGGCAAATTATTCCAAGGAAGGGAATTTCTTCTATCCGGGACTGGATGTAGGCTACAATTTTAATCAGAATCATAAGATCTACGGGAATATTTCAAGGGTTTCAAGGGTGCCTACATTTACCGATCTTTATTATGTAAGCAAAACGGAGCAGGGAAATCCTGATCTGCTGCCAGAAAATGCAGTTTCTGCAGAAGCAGGATACCAGTATCAGGCGGGAAATATTTTAGCGAAAGTCAGCGGTTTCCTTAGGGATTCCAACAATTCCATAGACTGGACCAAAATGTCACTGAACGATCCTGTCTGGTACGCCCGGAATATTGGCGATACGAGCAGCAAGGGAGTGGAAATTGAGCTTAACCACCGCTGGAAGCAATGGCTGAATTATTCGGTAGGGTATACTTATCTGGACAATAAGCTGAATTCTGCCGGAGAATTTTCTGCAAGGTATCTTCTGGATAACCTGAAGCACCAGTTGATTGCAAAATTGGAAACGAAATTCCTGAAAAATTTTACCAATGAACTTGTTTACCGGTATAACCAGCGTATGAATAACGGAAGTTATAATCTGCTGGATGAAAAATTAAGTTTTGTTCAGAAAGACTTTTCAGTCTATGTTCTGATCAATAATGTAACCAATACTTCATATACGGAAACCTTTGGCGTGGCCATGCCGCAGCGGTGGTTCCATGTAGGACTTTCTTATATGATCAATATTAAGTAA
- the uvrA gene encoding excinuclease ABC subunit UvrA, translating to MAHTTDIDIKKQIFVKNAHLNNLKHIDVLIPKNKLIVITGVSGSGKSSLAFDTIYAEGQRRYVESLSSYARQFLGKLEKPKVDDIKGLAPSIAIQQKVISSNPRSTVGTSTEIYDYMKLLFARIGKTFSPVSGEEVKKDSVSDVVDFIRSSEKDVSFLLTAPLTYDAENFTENLNVLKLAGFTRLEISGNVAGIEDLESFGFTPEKGMEINLVIDRFYYEEDESFLQRLADSIQMAFYEGRGYCSLKNMDTGKAKEFSNKFELDGIEFLEPNVHFFSFNNPYGACPTCEGYGKVIGIDEDLVVPNKTLSVFEDAVASWRGESMSEWKKDFIKKAKDFPIHKPYHQLTKEQKKYLWKGDGKSTFPSIDNFFRMLEENLYKIQYRVMLSRYRGKTLCPTCEGLRLREETSWVKIDGHNIQSMIELPMDELSPLIKELKLSEHDQEVAKRLLYEINTRLEFLLKVGLGYLTINRTSNTLSGGESQRINLATSLGSSLVGSIYILDEPSIGLHSRDTENLIEVLKNLRDLGNTVIVVEHDEDVMKAADYIIDIGPEAGYLGGELVFAGDYKQLKDADTLTSKYLTGRLEIKVPAKRRKAKEWIHIKGARQNNLKNIDVDVPLENLVVISGVSGSGKSTLMKEILTNDIQIQLGMGGKKGDYDSVDFPKKLIRHIELIDQNPIGKSSRSNPVTYLKAYDDIRDLFAKQKVSKMMGYKPKHFSFNVDGGRCDECKGEGVINVSMQFMADIELECEVCKGTRFKNEILEVRYDEKNISDILHMTVDNALDFFRDNHEEKIVTKLRPLQDVGLGYLQLGQSSSTLSGGEAQRVKLASFLVKGVTTDKTLFIFDEPSTGLHFHDIQKLLTSLQALIDLGHSVIVIEHQPDIIKSADYIIDIGPEAGKHGGEVVFTGTPEDLAKNKKSHTAKYVKEKLEN from the coding sequence ATGGCTCATACAACAGATATAGATATTAAAAAGCAGATTTTTGTTAAGAATGCACATCTCAACAATCTGAAACACATTGACGTCCTCATCCCTAAAAATAAACTGATCGTCATTACAGGAGTTTCCGGAAGCGGAAAATCTTCACTGGCATTTGACACCATTTATGCGGAAGGACAAAGAAGGTACGTGGAAAGTCTCAGCTCATATGCGCGCCAGTTTTTAGGGAAACTGGAAAAGCCTAAAGTTGATGACATCAAAGGCCTGGCTCCGTCCATCGCGATCCAGCAGAAGGTGATTTCTTCAAACCCGAGATCAACGGTAGGCACATCTACGGAGATTTATGATTATATGAAACTTCTTTTCGCAAGGATCGGGAAAACATTTTCACCGGTTTCCGGGGAAGAAGTGAAAAAAGACTCGGTTTCCGATGTAGTGGATTTTATCAGATCATCAGAAAAAGACGTGTCATTCCTATTGACGGCGCCGCTTACCTATGATGCGGAAAATTTCACTGAAAACCTGAACGTTTTAAAACTGGCCGGTTTTACAAGACTGGAAATCAGCGGAAACGTTGCCGGAATTGAAGATCTCGAAAGTTTCGGGTTTACCCCTGAAAAAGGAATGGAGATCAATCTGGTGATCGACCGCTTCTATTATGAAGAGGATGAAAGCTTCCTGCAGCGCCTGGCAGACTCTATCCAGATGGCTTTCTATGAAGGACGCGGATACTGCTCGCTCAAAAACATGGATACCGGGAAAGCAAAAGAATTTTCAAATAAATTTGAGCTGGACGGCATAGAGTTCCTCGAGCCCAATGTCCATTTTTTCAGTTTCAACAATCCGTACGGTGCCTGTCCTACCTGTGAAGGCTACGGTAAGGTAATCGGGATTGATGAAGACCTGGTGGTTCCCAATAAAACCCTGTCTGTTTTTGAAGACGCGGTGGCCTCATGGAGAGGGGAAAGCATGAGCGAATGGAAGAAAGACTTCATTAAAAAAGCAAAAGACTTCCCGATCCACAAGCCTTACCACCAGCTGACCAAGGAGCAGAAAAAATACCTTTGGAAAGGCGACGGGAAAAGTACATTTCCGTCCATTGATAATTTCTTCAGGATGCTTGAAGAAAACCTGTATAAGATCCAGTACCGTGTCATGCTTTCGCGTTACCGCGGGAAAACGCTCTGCCCTACCTGTGAAGGCCTCAGGCTGCGTGAAGAAACTAGCTGGGTAAAAATAGACGGACACAATATCCAGTCTATGATCGAGCTTCCCATGGACGAACTTTCCCCTCTGATCAAAGAACTGAAATTATCAGAACATGATCAGGAAGTAGCAAAAAGGCTGTTATATGAAATCAACACCCGACTGGAATTTTTATTGAAGGTTGGTTTGGGCTATTTAACGATAAACAGGACCTCTAATACGCTTTCCGGAGGAGAAAGCCAGCGGATCAACCTGGCTACCAGCCTCGGAAGCTCTCTGGTAGGCTCCATTTACATCCTGGATGAGCCGTCTATCGGATTGCATTCAAGGGATACGGAAAATTTAATCGAAGTCCTGAAAAACCTGCGGGATCTGGGGAATACGGTGATTGTGGTAGAACATGATGAGGATGTGATGAAGGCAGCAGATTATATTATCGACATTGGTCCGGAAGCAGGCTATCTGGGCGGTGAACTGGTATTTGCCGGAGATTATAAACAGCTGAAAGATGCAGACACCCTGACCTCAAAATACCTGACCGGAAGGCTGGAAATTAAAGTTCCTGCCAAACGGAGAAAGGCAAAAGAATGGATCCATATCAAAGGTGCCCGCCAGAATAACCTTAAAAATATTGATGTGGATGTCCCTCTTGAAAACCTGGTGGTGATCTCAGGCGTTTCAGGAAGCGGTAAATCTACTTTGATGAAAGAAATCCTGACCAATGACATCCAGATCCAGCTGGGCATGGGCGGAAAAAAAGGCGACTATGATTCTGTCGATTTTCCTAAAAAGCTCATCAGGCACATTGAACTGATCGACCAGAACCCGATCGGGAAATCTTCCCGTTCCAATCCTGTCACCTATCTTAAGGCATATGATGATATCAGAGACCTGTTTGCCAAGCAGAAGGTATCAAAAATGATGGGCTACAAACCGAAACACTTCTCTTTCAATGTGGACGGCGGAAGGTGTGACGAATGTAAAGGCGAAGGCGTCATCAATGTATCCATGCAGTTTATGGCAGATATTGAGCTGGAATGCGAAGTCTGCAAAGGAACCCGTTTCAAAAATGAAATTCTGGAGGTACGGTATGACGAAAAAAACATTTCTGACATCCTTCATATGACGGTGGATAATGCACTGGATTTTTTCCGAGACAACCATGAGGAAAAGATAGTAACTAAGCTGAGGCCATTACAGGATGTCGGTTTGGGATATCTTCAGTTAGGACAGAGCTCCTCCACCCTTTCCGGAGGCGAGGCACAGCGTGTAAAACTGGCATCGTTCCTGGTAAAAGGTGTCACCACGGATAAAACACTGTTTATCTTTGACGAACCTTCTACGGGACTGCATTTTCATGATATCCAGAAACTGCTGACGTCTTTGCAGGCGCTGATTGACCTGGGGCATTCGGTTATCGTTATTGAACATCAGCCGGACATTATCAAGTCTGCAGACTACATCATAGACATCGGGCCGGAAGCGGGAAAACATGGCGGCGAAGTGGTTTTCACGGGAACCCCGGAAGATTTAGCCAAGAATAAAAAATCCCATACAGCGAAATACGTAAAAGAAAAGCTGGAAAATTAA
- a CDS encoding ClpXP adapter SpxH family protein, with the protein MENKTSNPLLCDPATGICEMPGEKAEIGNIHVQANNKPVKVIYFTDPICSSCWGIEPQLRKLKLEYGNSVEIEYRMGGLLPDWSYNSGGISKPSDVAHHWDDASKYYDMPIDGDVWLQDPLDSSYPPSIAFKAAQLQDKTKAVDFMRELREMVFLKKKNITKWEHIAAAAEKTGLDTDQLKTDFEGKAKELFQEDLNMARSMGVRGFPTMFFTNEEGSREMVYGSKPYAFYETAILKVNADTKKTEYSKNWETLFGKYHSLTAKEFSELSGTPRMESEKVLNELSEKGTLEKLTTKNGSVWTLKS; encoded by the coding sequence ATGGAAAACAAAACATCAAACCCACTGCTGTGTGATCCTGCTACAGGGATCTGTGAAATGCCGGGCGAAAAAGCGGAGATCGGAAACATCCATGTTCAGGCTAATAATAAACCCGTAAAAGTTATTTATTTTACAGATCCAATCTGCTCTTCCTGCTGGGGGATTGAGCCGCAGCTGAGAAAGCTTAAACTTGAATACGGGAACAGCGTGGAGATTGAATACAGGATGGGCGGGCTTCTTCCGGACTGGAGCTACAACAGCGGAGGCATCAGCAAGCCGTCTGATGTTGCACACCACTGGGATGACGCAAGCAAGTATTATGATATGCCGATAGACGGGGACGTATGGCTTCAGGATCCTCTGGATTCTTCCTATCCGCCGTCGATTGCCTTTAAAGCAGCACAGCTTCAGGATAAGACTAAAGCTGTTGATTTCATGAGGGAGCTTCGTGAAATGGTGTTTTTGAAGAAAAAGAACATCACAAAATGGGAACATATTGCTGCGGCAGCAGAGAAAACCGGACTTGATACCGATCAGCTGAAAACAGATTTCGAAGGGAAAGCAAAGGAACTTTTCCAGGAAGACCTGAATATGGCGAGATCAATGGGCGTACGTGGCTTTCCTACGATGTTTTTCACCAATGAAGAAGGAAGCAGGGAAATGGTGTACGGATCAAAACCGTATGCTTTCTACGAAACAGCCATCCTGAAAGTAAATGCAGATACAAAGAAAACAGAATATTCCAAAAACTGGGAAACCCTGTTTGGGAAGTATCATTCCCTTACCGCAAAGGAATTTTCAGAATTATCAGGCACCCCGAGAATGGAAAGCGAAAAGGTTTTAAATGAGCTTTCTGAAAAAGGCACCCTTGAAAAGCTGACCACCAAAAACGGTTCGGTCTGGACACTCAAATCATAG
- a CDS encoding helix-turn-helix domain-containing protein: MKKEPQLNTTVVCKHRMNAIKDAMEILSGKWKFHILGTLLQGGRMRFMDLLREIDGIAAKMLSKELQDMEINRLITRTVLDTKPVTVEYEVTEYGRTIEPIIDEIANWGIEYRKSLYHK; the protein is encoded by the coding sequence ATGAAAAAAGAACCGCAGCTGAATACCACAGTGGTGTGCAAACACCGGATGAACGCCATAAAAGATGCCATGGAAATCCTGTCCGGAAAATGGAAATTTCATATTTTAGGGACCTTGCTGCAGGGAGGAAGAATGCGCTTTATGGATCTGCTCAGGGAAATTGACGGGATTGCTGCCAAAATGCTTTCCAAAGAACTGCAGGATATGGAAATCAACCGGCTCATTACCCGGACAGTCCTGGATACCAAACCTGTTACGGTAGAATATGAAGTTACGGAATACGGCAGGACCATAGAACCGATTATTGATGAAATTGCCAACTGGGGCATTGAATACAGAAAATCGCTTTATCATAAATAA
- a CDS encoding endonuclease V encodes MIYAFDTYYFDDHAHTVCIVFEEWTSEKETRIFMEKTETASGYESGAFYKRELPCILSLLKQIKLHEGDLIIVDGYVTLGNGGKMGLGEYLYEALEERFPVIGIAKNEFNTPDLQRKIIFRGESETPLFLTVKGADADEIKAKVEKMHGNSRMPALLKKLDQLTRMR; translated from the coding sequence ATGATTTACGCTTTTGATACCTATTATTTTGATGACCATGCCCATACTGTGTGCATTGTTTTTGAAGAATGGACTTCTGAAAAAGAAACCCGGATTTTCATGGAGAAAACGGAAACTGCCTCCGGATATGAAAGCGGTGCATTCTATAAAAGGGAGCTGCCCTGTATCCTCAGTCTCTTAAAACAGATTAAGCTGCATGAAGGCGACCTCATTATTGTTGACGGCTATGTTACGCTGGGCAATGGAGGTAAAATGGGGCTGGGAGAGTATCTTTATGAAGCACTGGAAGAAAGGTTCCCGGTTATCGGAATTGCCAAAAATGAATTCAATACTCCTGACCTTCAACGGAAGATAATCTTTAGGGGAGAAAGTGAAACGCCGCTGTTCCTCACGGTGAAAGGTGCCGATGCAGATGAAATCAAAGCAAAAGTAGAAAAAATGCATGGAAATTCCAGGATGCCCGCACTGCTGAAAAAACTGGATCAGCTGACAAGGATGCGATAA
- a CDS encoding glyoxalase — MKQNIKSIRPFVGSENFKISREFYSDLGFEETVLESNLSLFQWNRTGFYLQDAYVKDWIGNTMLFIEVDDADAFWDYLTGLRLPEKYETVRLTPVKTMPWGKECFVQDPSGILWHFGEFFSK; from the coding sequence ATGAAACAGAATATAAAATCAATCCGGCCTTTTGTAGGTTCTGAAAACTTTAAGATCAGCAGGGAATTTTATTCAGATCTCGGCTTCGAAGAGACCGTTCTTGAAAGTAACCTGTCTTTATTCCAGTGGAACAGGACGGGTTTCTATCTTCAGGATGCTTACGTAAAAGACTGGATCGGCAATACAATGCTTTTTATCGAAGTGGATGATGCAGATGCATTTTGGGATTATCTGACAGGTCTCAGGCTGCCGGAAAAATATGAGACAGTCCGGCTGACACCTGTTAAAACCATGCCGTGGGGGAAAGAATGTTTTGTGCAGGACCCCAGCGGAATTTTATGGCATTTCGGGGAATTTTTCAGTAAATAA
- a CDS encoding M28 family metallopeptidase, with amino-acid sequence MRKLFIPLFSVAVLVSCGTAKNSGGAASPATSSDAKGDKAFLAAYKEITTADLKKNLYVIASDEMEGRDTGSPGQKKAGEYMINYYKGLGISYPKALGSYYQKVPADFMKKRGGGNLPDSENILAFIEGSEKPEEIVVVSAHYDHVGTQNGVVYNGADDDGSGTVGVMEIAKAFQSARKAGNGPKRSILFLHVTGEEHGLFGSEYYTDNPVFPLANTVVDLNIDMIGRDDPENRGKQYVYVIGSEMLSSELKVINEAANKKTNTLELNYKYDDPKDTQRLYYRSDHYNFAKNNVPVAFFFDGIHEDYHKPTDDAEKIDYELLKKRTQLVFATAWEIANRPARIVVDKK; translated from the coding sequence ATGAGAAAACTATTCATTCCCCTGTTTTCGGTAGCGGTACTGGTAAGCTGCGGAACAGCTAAAAATTCCGGCGGTGCAGCTTCGCCGGCCACTTCATCTGATGCAAAAGGCGATAAAGCCTTTCTTGCTGCCTATAAGGAAATTACAACAGCTGATCTGAAGAAAAACTTATATGTTATTGCTTCTGATGAAATGGAAGGAAGGGACACCGGAAGTCCAGGTCAGAAGAAAGCAGGCGAGTACATGATCAATTATTATAAAGGCCTCGGTATTTCATATCCGAAAGCCCTCGGCTCCTATTATCAGAAAGTACCTGCAGATTTCATGAAAAAAAGAGGCGGAGGAAACCTTCCTGATTCCGAAAATATCCTGGCATTTATCGAAGGTTCTGAAAAGCCTGAGGAAATTGTAGTGGTGTCTGCGCATTATGACCATGTAGGTACCCAGAATGGCGTAGTATATAACGGGGCAGATGATGACGGAAGCGGTACGGTAGGCGTGATGGAAATCGCCAAAGCCTTCCAGAGTGCCAGGAAAGCAGGGAACGGCCCGAAGAGATCCATTTTATTCCTGCATGTAACAGGAGAGGAACACGGGTTATTCGGATCTGAATATTATACGGACAATCCTGTTTTTCCTTTGGCCAATACGGTGGTTGATTTAAATATTGATATGATCGGGCGCGATGATCCTGAAAACAGAGGCAAACAGTATGTCTATGTAATCGGGTCTGAAATGTTAAGCTCTGAATTAAAAGTTATTAATGAAGCCGCCAACAAGAAAACCAATACCCTGGAACTGAACTATAAATACGATGATCCCAAAGATACCCAAAGGCTGTATTACCGATCGGACCATTATAATTTTGCAAAAAATAATGTTCCTGTCGCATTTTTCTTTGACGGGATCCATGAAGACTACCATAAGCCGACTGATGATGCTGAGAAAATTGATTATGAGCTGCTGAAAAAAAGGACCCAGCTTGTTTTCGCCACAGCCTGGGAAATCGCCAACAGGCCGGCAAGAATTGTAGTTGACAAAAAATAA
- a CDS encoding aminotransferase class I/II-fold pyridoxal phosphate-dependent enzyme translates to MEKVYGFTHYSFFTEMSELASRHNSFDLSLGLADFDIDPRLKGFLKEAAEQNTHNYEPLAGNPLLIQNVINFNLERKNSIKLKENEVTITPCATFTLYTALKCILNPGDEVIVIQPSYYTYSPSIVLNNGVPVYYDLDTDFSINPEKLQHCISDRTKAIIINSPQNPTGKMWTENDWNIVYGLIKDRDIYLISEEIYDTYCYDGTEHYSSFMHPELRKLTFCIFSFGKMFHSTGWKVSYLLADPDLTAKFRCHQQYISYSANAPCQYAIARYLEVFDPSENRILMQKKRDLFNELIQDTPLVAERIAEGAVFQVVNFRDVSKTMTDVEFSKWLTVEKKVSCLPLSAFYDSKQNSDYIRFSFAKKDELIIDALEHLRKNL, encoded by the coding sequence ATGGAGAAAGTTTACGGATTTACCCATTACTCATTTTTTACGGAAATGTCTGAGCTTGCCTCCAGACACAACAGCTTTGATCTCTCGCTGGGCCTGGCAGACTTTGATATTGACCCGCGCTTGAAAGGTTTTTTAAAAGAAGCCGCAGAGCAGAACACCCATAACTATGAACCGCTGGCAGGAAATCCCTTGCTGATTCAGAATGTTATTAATTTTAACCTGGAAAGAAAAAACAGCATTAAGCTGAAGGAAAATGAAGTGACCATAACACCCTGTGCAACCTTTACTTTGTATACAGCGCTTAAATGTATTTTAAACCCGGGAGATGAAGTGATTGTCATTCAGCCTTCCTATTATACCTACAGCCCTTCTATTGTACTGAATAACGGCGTTCCGGTCTACTATGATCTTGACACTGATTTCAGCATAAACCCGGAAAAGCTTCAGCACTGTATCTCTGACAGGACGAAAGCCATTATCATCAACTCACCGCAGAACCCTACAGGGAAAATGTGGACTGAGAATGACTGGAATATTGTATACGGATTGATAAAAGACCGGGACATTTACCTTATTTCAGAGGAGATCTACGATACGTACTGTTATGACGGAACGGAACATTACAGCTCATTCATGCATCCTGAACTCAGGAAACTGACGTTCTGTATTTTTTCGTTCGGTAAAATGTTCCATTCCACAGGCTGGAAAGTAAGTTATTTATTAGCTGATCCGGATCTTACCGCTAAATTCCGTTGCCATCAGCAATACATTTCCTATAGTGCCAATGCGCCTTGCCAGTATGCCATTGCCAGATACCTTGAGGTTTTTGACCCGTCTGAAAACCGGATCCTGATGCAGAAAAAAAGAGACCTGTTTAATGAGCTGATTCAAGATACCCCTCTAGTTGCAGAACGTATAGCTGAAGGGGCTGTTTTTCAGGTCGTCAATTTCAGGGATGTATCAAAAACCATGACGGATGTAGAATTCTCTAAATGGCTTACCGTTGAAAAAAAAGTTTCCTGTCTTCCGCTGTCGGCTTTTTATGATTCAAAACAAAATTCTGATTACATCCGGTTCAGCTTTGCCAAAAAAGATGAACTCATTATTGATGCCCTGGAACACCTGAGGAAAAATTTATAA